Proteins encoded in a region of the Flavobacteriaceae bacterium HL-DH10 genome:
- a CDS encoding cation diffusion facilitator family transporter, which translates to MAHNHSHNHSHTHPDLKGRNLLISIFLNILITVSQVIGGLISGSLALLSDALHNFSDVLSLVVSYLANKLSKKQASLHRTFGYKRAEILAAFINASTLIIVAILLIIEAIKRFQDPEEIKSNLVIWMSLLGIIANGISVLLLKKDSEANMNMRSAYLHLLTDMMASVAVLIGGLLMKFYQIYWIDSALTLAIAIYLIWMGFDLLKTSTKVLMLFTPDHIPIKQIVEEINAFDVVKNFHHVHVWQLNEDEVHLEAHIDFNEDITLSEFDSVLHEIEDLVFDKYHINHVNIQPEYRKPDAKDVIVQD; encoded by the coding sequence ATGGCACACAACCATTCTCATAATCATTCGCATACACATCCAGATTTAAAAGGACGCAATCTTTTAATATCTATATTTTTAAATATTCTTATTACAGTTTCACAGGTAATAGGTGGTCTTATTTCTGGTAGTTTAGCGCTTTTAAGTGATGCGCTTCATAATTTTAGTGATGTACTTTCATTAGTAGTTAGCTATTTAGCCAATAAATTATCTAAAAAACAAGCTTCATTACACAGAACTTTTGGATATAAACGCGCTGAAATATTAGCAGCGTTTATTAATGCATCTACACTAATTATAGTTGCTATTTTATTAATTATTGAAGCTATTAAACGTTTTCAAGACCCAGAAGAAATAAAATCTAATTTAGTTATTTGGATGTCTCTTTTAGGAATTATTGCTAATGGTATTAGTGTCCTTTTACTTAAAAAAGATTCTGAAGCTAATATGAATATGCGAAGTGCTTATTTACATTTACTTACCGATATGATGGCAAGTGTGGCAGTACTTATAGGTGGTTTATTAATGAAGTTTTATCAGATTTATTGGATAGATAGTGCTTTAACTTTAGCGATAGCTATTTATTTAATTTGGATGGGTTTCGATTTATTAAAAACATCTACCAAAGTACTCATGTTATTTACTCCAGATCATATTCCTATAAAGCAAATAGTTGAAGAAATAAATGCTTTTGATGTTGTTAAAAACTTTCATCATGTTCATGTATGGCAGTTAAATGAAGATGAAGTGCATCTAGAAGCACATATCGATTTTAATGAAGATATTACATTATCAGAATTTGATAGCGTTTTGCACGAAATAGAAGATTTAGTGTTTGATAAATACCATATAAATCATGTAAATATTCAACCAGAATATAGAAAACCTGATGCTAAGGACGTGATTGTACAAGACTAG
- a CDS encoding GNAT family N-acetyltransferase, protein MLKIEVKTFSELTKLELYNLLQLRSEVFVVEQDCVYQDIDGKDIKAIHVLGFKNEKIIAYTRIFKPGDYFEYASIGRVVVAKNDRAFKYGYDIMKASVQAIENHFKVKKIKISAQAYLKSFYNNCGFKEIGEEYLEDDIPHIAMIKA, encoded by the coding sequence ATGCTAAAAATAGAAGTAAAAACCTTTTCAGAACTTACTAAACTAGAATTATACAATTTACTACAATTACGCAGTGAAGTATTTGTTGTTGAGCAAGATTGTGTGTATCAAGATATTGATGGAAAAGATATAAAAGCAATACATGTTTTAGGTTTTAAAAATGAAAAAATTATTGCGTATACCAGAATTTTTAAACCAGGAGATTATTTTGAATATGCTAGTATTGGTAGGGTAGTAGTAGCAAAAAATGACCGTGCTTTTAAATATGGTTATGATATTATGAAAGCTTCAGTTCAAGCTATTGAAAACCATTTTAAAGTGAAAAAAATTAAAATTTCAGCGCAAGCATATTTAAAATCATTTTATAATAATTGTGGGTTTAAAGAAATAGGAGAGGAGTATCTTGAAGATGATATTCCACATATAGCCATGATAAAAGCGTAA
- a CDS encoding head GIN domain-containing protein, with the protein MKTLVKVFILFITTVIFAQNPIEKAVGDFSELKVYDLIEVELVKSNDNKVIITGENKADVIINNKNGTLKIKMKLEEAFDGNKTKIVLHYTALDVIDVNEGAKVLSDDTIKQFEIDLRAQEGGKINVPVNVTYTNIKAVTGGIITVTGKSKNQNISISTGGTYQGSEFKTDKTEVNIKAAGEAHVNASKLVDVKIRAGGDVFIYGNPETVNESKVLGGRIKRMNE; encoded by the coding sequence ATGAAAACATTAGTTAAAGTATTTATTCTTTTTATAACAACAGTAATTTTTGCACAAAACCCTATTGAAAAAGCTGTTGGCGATTTTAGCGAGCTTAAAGTTTACGATTTAATAGAAGTTGAATTAGTAAAGTCTAATGATAACAAAGTTATTATAACAGGAGAAAACAAAGCAGATGTTATTATAAATAATAAAAACGGAACTTTAAAAATAAAAATGAAATTAGAAGAAGCTTTTGATGGTAATAAAACAAAAATAGTTTTACATTATACAGCTCTTGATGTTATAGATGTTAATGAAGGTGCTAAAGTACTTTCTGATGATACTATAAAACAATTTGAAATAGATTTAAGAGCTCAAGAAGGAGGTAAAATTAATGTTCCAGTAAATGTTACTTATACAAATATTAAAGCTGTTACAGGTGGTATAATTACAGTTACTGGTAAATCGAAAAATCAAAATATTTCAATTTCAACAGGTGGTACTTATCAAGGAAGTGAGTTTAAAACAGATAAAACAGAAGTAAATATAAAAGCCGCAGGCGAAGCTCATGTAAATGCATCAAAATTAGTAGATGTTAAAATTAGAGCTGGAGGTGATGTGTTTATTTACGGCAATCCAGAAACAGTTAATGAAAGTAAAGTTTTAGGAGGAAGAATAAAGAGAATGAATGAATAA
- a CDS encoding triple tyrosine motif-containing protein yields the protein MQNAIFYIRYIWLFAFIILKAQEQPPIQIFYPNDYGAETQNWSITQSKEKYIYVANNKGLLEFNGSKWQLYKSPNQSIIRSVNIIDDIIYTGCNQEFGYWKKNDLGVLLYTSLSKKLNIKFIEDEEFWNIISLNDFILFQSLNRIYIYHKNDQTLDIIESENLIYKIFKVNDAIYFQKTKDGLYTIEKGKAKLISNHDIIKDNLMVNMFYHDNKLLIETEDSGFYILNDNKLIKWNIPANTLLSKVSVYRSTQLKDKSFILGTRSNGIIHLTVNGEIDYHTNITNGLSNNSIHYVFEDFDNNIWLALNNGINCVNINSPFTIYKDKEGKIGTVYASAVFNNNLYLGTNQGLFYKSLESKDNFKFIEGSQGAVWNLSEINNQLFCGHDSGTFVINNNKIEKIIDIQGTWSIKPINENTLLQGNYDGLYIIERKNNTWVLKNKIKGFNFSSKFFEISGNKILVSHEYKGVFILEVNDDFTEVVKMDKDLNVEKELNSSLINYNDNIYYTYSNGVFKYKEKINSFVKDSILSAILDKENYTSGRLVFIKETNTLWSFSKNNLNYVITSKLSDKLKFNKISFSESFPIGQTGYENITFINKEKYLIGTSSGYLLLNLNKIRNKNYRVSINSIAETDLNSPPKIINKSIHGTFKNQENNFEFSYSVPEFEKSLGTKYQYQLLGIYPKWSEWTHESKVFFNNLPYGDYTFNVRAKTGNNISANVASYSFNIERPWFLSNLFLVSYILIVLLFSLFMHHMYKRYYKKQREKLLRKTMRDLELKELENKQQLMRFNNDNLRQDIENKNRELGISTMSLIKKNEFLNSIKKELKNADDTKNAIKHVIKIIDKNLNNTDDWHLFEEAFNNADKDFLKIIKAEHPSLTSNDLRLCAYLRLNLSSKEIAPLLNISSRSVEVKRYRLRKKMNLPHESSLTDYILEI from the coding sequence ATGCAAAACGCTATTTTTTATATAAGGTATATATGGTTATTTGCTTTTATTATTTTGAAAGCTCAAGAGCAACCCCCTATTCAAATTTTTTATCCAAATGATTATGGCGCCGAAACACAAAATTGGTCTATAACACAATCTAAAGAGAAATATATATATGTGGCTAATAATAAAGGACTATTAGAATTTAATGGTTCAAAATGGCAATTATATAAATCTCCTAATCAATCTATAATACGCTCTGTAAATATTATAGATGATATTATTTATACAGGGTGTAATCAAGAATTCGGTTATTGGAAAAAAAATGATTTAGGTGTATTATTATATACATCCTTATCAAAAAAATTAAATATAAAATTTATTGAAGATGAAGAGTTTTGGAACATTATTAGTTTAAATGATTTTATTTTATTTCAATCTTTAAATAGAATATATATATATCATAAAAACGATCAAACTTTAGATATTATAGAATCTGAAAATTTAATTTATAAAATATTTAAAGTTAATGATGCAATTTATTTTCAAAAAACTAAAGACGGTTTATATACTATAGAAAAAGGAAAAGCTAAATTAATTTCTAATCATGATATAATTAAAGATAATTTAATGGTTAACATGTTTTATCATGACAATAAACTATTAATAGAAACAGAAGATAGTGGGTTTTATATTCTAAATGATAATAAACTTATAAAATGGAATATACCTGCAAATACCCTACTTTCTAAAGTAAGTGTTTATAGAAGCACGCAATTAAAAGATAAGAGTTTTATACTAGGCACTAGATCTAACGGTATTATTCATCTTACTGTTAATGGCGAGATAGATTATCATACTAATATAACTAATGGCTTAAGCAATAATTCTATTCATTATGTATTTGAAGACTTTGATAATAATATTTGGCTAGCGTTAAATAATGGTATTAACTGTGTTAATATTAATTCTCCTTTTACAATTTATAAAGATAAAGAAGGAAAAATAGGAACAGTTTATGCCTCTGCTGTGTTTAATAACAATTTATATTTAGGAACCAATCAAGGTCTATTTTATAAATCATTAGAGTCTAAAGATAATTTTAAATTTATTGAAGGATCTCAAGGAGCTGTTTGGAATTTAAGCGAAATTAATAATCAGTTATTTTGCGGGCATGATTCAGGAACGTTTGTTATTAATAATAACAAAATTGAAAAGATTATAGATATACAAGGCACTTGGAGTATTAAGCCAATAAATGAAAATACATTACTTCAAGGTAATTATGATGGCTTATATATTATTGAAAGAAAAAATAATACATGGGTTTTAAAAAATAAGATAAAAGGATTTAACTTTTCTAGTAAGTTTTTTGAAATATCTGGAAATAAAATATTGGTAAGTCATGAATATAAAGGTGTTTTTATTCTTGAAGTAAATGATGATTTTACAGAAGTTGTAAAAATGGATAAGGATTTAAATGTCGAAAAAGAACTTAATTCTAGCTTAATTAATTATAATGATAATATTTATTATACCTATAGTAATGGTGTTTTTAAATATAAAGAGAAAATAAATTCATTTGTAAAAGATTCAATTTTAAGCGCCATTTTAGATAAAGAAAACTACACATCTGGAAGACTTGTTTTTATTAAAGAAACCAATACATTATGGAGTTTTTCTAAAAACAATTTAAATTATGTAATTACAAGTAAATTAAGTGATAAGTTAAAATTTAATAAAATTTCATTTTCAGAATCTTTTCCAATTGGTCAAACAGGATATGAAAATATAACTTTTATAAATAAGGAAAAATATTTAATAGGAACCTCTTCAGGTTATTTACTATTAAATTTAAATAAAATTCGTAATAAAAATTATAGAGTTTCTATTAATTCAATTGCTGAAACAGACTTAAATTCACCTCCAAAAATTATTAATAAATCTATTCATGGTACTTTTAAAAACCAAGAAAATAATTTTGAATTTAGTTATAGTGTACCAGAATTTGAAAAATCGTTAGGTACCAAGTATCAATATCAATTATTAGGAATATATCCTAAATGGAGTGAATGGACACACGAATCAAAAGTTTTTTTTAATAACCTTCCGTATGGCGATTATACATTTAATGTACGTGCTAAAACAGGTAATAATATTAGTGCTAATGTAGCATCTTATAGTTTTAATATAGAGAGGCCTTGGTTTTTATCCAATTTATTTTTGGTAAGCTATATCCTTATTGTTTTATTGTTTTCATTATTTATGCACCATATGTATAAGCGTTATTACAAAAAACAAAGAGAAAAATTATTACGTAAAACGATGCGAGATTTAGAGCTTAAAGAACTTGAAAACAAACAACAATTAATGCGTTTTAATAATGATAATTTAAGGCAAGATATTGAAAATAAAAATAGAGAACTTGGTATTTCTACTATGAGCTTAATTAAAAAGAATGAGTTTTTAAATAGTATTAAAAAAGAACTTAAAAATGCCGATGATACTAAAAATGCAATTAAGCATGTTATTAAAATAATTGACAAAAATTTAAATAATACCGATGATTGGCATCTGTTTGAAGAAGCCTTTAATAACGCCGATAAAGATTTTCTTAAAATCATAAAAGCAGAACATCCATCGCTTACCTCAAACGATTTAAGATTATGTGCTTATTTACGACTAAATTTATCTTCAAAAGAAATAGCGCCTTTGCTTAATATATCTTCAAGAAGTGTAGAGGTAAAACGATACAGATTGCGTAAAAAAATGAATTTACCACACGAGTCAAGCCTTACAGACTACATTTTAGAAATTTAA
- a CDS encoding RNB domain-containing ribonuclease, giving the protein MTKKKKGKSNKGISNLSNTILSILKKDRNQSYNYKQIAAKLGVNDASSRNQIIKTLAKLAAKQDIEQVERGKFKAIVNTEYYTGKLDLAAKGNGYVICDEFEDDVFIASNNINKALNGDEVEFYVYKRRHRGKLEGEITKVLNREKSEYVGVIQIHEKKNFAFVVADSNKMYKDIFVPINKINKAEDGDKVLVKLEDWPENADSPYGKVVQVLGKPGDHSTEIHAILAEYGLPNEFPHEVEEFANNIDTSITEEEISKRRDMRKDLTFTIDPKDAKDFDDALSFKILDNGLYEIGIHIADVSHYLQEGSVLDDEAYERATSIYLVDRVVPMLPEVLSNKACSLRPHEEKLTFSAVFQMNDKCDIKNEWFGRTVTYSDARFAYEEAQAVIENNVTLSADEVLKNTGKINTTIPSEVSLTGKDYETSKDIALAILKMDELAKKMRNKRMRDGAISFDKVEVKFDLDEQANPVGVFFKTSKDANKLIEEFMLLANRKVSEFVGKKDPKKTFVYRVHDEPDDSKLASLQGIVSKFGYKLNFKDRKSVSSSLNNLLKEVNGKKEQNLVDTLTIRTMSKAEYTTKNIGHYGLAFDYYSHFTSPIRRYPDVMAHRLLQLYLDGEKSANEDIYEEKCNHSSNMENLATKAERDSIKYMQIKFMQDHKDETFVGVISGVTDWGIYVEIISNKCEGMVSVRDMNDDHYAFDQDLYAMVGRNTKTMYQLGDEVIVKVKNTDLVKKHLDFNLIGKPED; this is encoded by the coding sequence ATGACAAAAAAGAAAAAAGGGAAATCCAACAAAGGTATTTCCAACCTATCAAATACAATTTTAAGTATTTTAAAAAAAGACAGAAATCAATCTTACAACTACAAACAAATTGCTGCTAAATTAGGTGTAAATGATGCTAGTAGCAGAAACCAAATTATAAAAACCTTAGCAAAATTAGCTGCTAAACAAGATATAGAACAAGTAGAACGTGGTAAATTTAAAGCCATTGTTAATACCGAATATTATACAGGAAAATTAGATTTAGCTGCAAAAGGTAACGGTTACGTTATTTGCGATGAATTTGAAGATGATGTATTTATTGCATCAAACAATATAAATAAAGCCTTAAATGGCGATGAAGTAGAATTTTATGTTTATAAACGACGCCATAGAGGAAAATTAGAAGGCGAAATTACAAAGGTTTTAAATCGAGAAAAAAGCGAATACGTTGGTGTTATTCAAATTCATGAAAAGAAGAATTTTGCTTTTGTAGTAGCCGATAGTAATAAAATGTATAAAGACATTTTTGTTCCTATTAATAAAATTAATAAAGCTGAAGATGGCGATAAAGTGCTTGTAAAACTTGAAGATTGGCCAGAAAATGCCGATTCACCTTATGGTAAAGTGGTGCAAGTTTTAGGTAAACCAGGCGATCATAGTACAGAGATTCATGCTATTTTAGCTGAATATGGATTACCAAACGAGTTTCCGCATGAAGTAGAAGAATTTGCTAATAATATAGATACCTCTATTACAGAAGAAGAAATTAGTAAGCGACGCGATATGCGTAAAGATTTAACCTTTACCATCGATCCTAAAGATGCTAAAGATTTTGATGATGCCTTATCGTTTAAAATTTTAGATAACGGATTATATGAAATAGGTATTCATATAGCCGATGTATCACATTATTTACAAGAAGGCTCTGTATTAGATGATGAAGCATACGAACGTGCCACCTCTATATATTTAGTAGACCGTGTGGTACCTATGCTACCAGAAGTATTATCTAATAAAGCGTGTTCATTACGTCCGCATGAAGAAAAACTAACCTTTTCTGCTGTGTTTCAAATGAATGATAAATGTGACATTAAAAATGAATGGTTTGGTAGAACCGTAACTTATAGTGATGCACGTTTTGCTTACGAAGAAGCCCAAGCAGTTATTGAGAATAATGTCACACTGAGCGCAGACGAAGTACTTAAAAACACAGGAAAAATAAATACCACCATTCCAAGTGAAGTTTCATTAACTGGAAAAGATTACGAAACTTCAAAAGATATTGCTTTGGCTATTTTAAAAATGGATGAACTAGCTAAAAAAATGCGTAATAAACGTATGCGTGATGGTGCTATTTCGTTTGATAAAGTAGAAGTAAAATTTGATTTAGACGAACAAGCAAATCCAGTTGGTGTATTCTTTAAAACCAGTAAAGATGCTAATAAATTAATTGAAGAATTTATGTTATTAGCCAACCGAAAAGTATCGGAATTTGTTGGTAAAAAAGATCCTAAAAAAACCTTTGTATATAGAGTTCATGACGAGCCAGATGATAGTAAATTAGCTAGTTTACAAGGTATTGTTTCTAAGTTTGGTTATAAATTAAATTTTAAAGATAGAAAAAGTGTTTCTAGTTCTTTAAATAATTTATTAAAAGAAGTAAACGGAAAAAAAGAACAAAATCTAGTTGATACTTTAACAATTAGAACCATGAGTAAAGCTGAATACACCACCAAAAATATTGGACATTATGGTTTGGCTTTCGATTATTATAGTCATTTTACATCGCCTATTCGTAGGTATCCCGATGTGATGGCACACCGTTTATTACAATTGTATTTAGATGGTGAAAAATCGGCTAACGAGGATATTTATGAAGAAAAATGTAACCATTCTAGTAACATGGAAAATCTGGCTACTAAAGCAGAACGCGATTCTATTAAATACATGCAAATTAAATTTATGCAAGACCATAAAGATGAAACATTTGTAGGTGTTATTTCTGGTGTAACCGATTGGGGAATTTATGTAGAAATTATTTCTAATAAATGTGAAGGTATGGTAAGTGTTCGCGATATGAATGACGATCATTATGCGTTCGATCAAGATTTATATGCTATGGTTGGCAGAAACACAAAAACCATGTATCAATTAGGTGATGAGGTTATTGTAAAAGTTAAAAACACCGATTTAGTTAAAAAACATCTCGATTTTAATCTAATAGGAAAACCTGAAGATTAA
- a CDS encoding T9SS type B sorting domain-containing protein, which translates to MAIKKIKFLIILSLICFVGAAQTTTIPDPNFEQALIDKGLDVAPIDGLVLTSNINANVNLDVTGYNISDLTGIEDFTSLSILNCSNNQLSTLNISQNTQLTQLFFSNNQISNLDITIHTNLEVLWGFNNQLSTLNTSQNTNLRALRCENNNLTSLDISKNIALVDLVCENNQLTSIDISNNNVLSTFQCGNNLLSNLDVSLNTNLSTLSCEQNLLSLLDVSNNSRLNTLICFSNQLTVLDLTKNESLTSLNCSNNQLCDLNVNNGNNNNVVLMNFNLNPDLNCVVVDKVNEDHNYWQPVSFSNYVNAPNACNNFVLVDVLDDYIGPSYALPILTNGNYFTAPGGHGTPLNSGDIISTSQTIYIYNETVCHNNESNFNVLINNGDYYIPKYFTPNNDGSHDLWKVIDNHNSINNITIYNRHGKLLKFLLPNASGWDGTYNGALLTSDSYWYIIVLNTGKTVKGYFTLKR; encoded by the coding sequence GTGGCAATTAAAAAGATAAAATTTTTAATTATTTTATCATTAATATGCTTTGTTGGTGCTGCACAAACTACTACTATTCCTGACCCTAATTTTGAACAAGCTTTAATAGATAAAGGATTAGATGTTGCACCCATAGATGGATTGGTTTTAACATCAAATATTAATGCTAATGTAAATTTAGATGTTACAGGATATAATATTTCCGACCTTACAGGTATTGAAGATTTTACATCCTTATCTATACTTAATTGTTCTAATAATCAATTATCAACATTAAATATTTCTCAAAACACACAATTAACTCAGCTATTTTTTAGCAATAATCAAATATCTAATTTAGATATTACTATACATACTAACTTAGAAGTTTTATGGGGTTTTAACAATCAATTATCAACATTAAATACCTCTCAAAATACTAATTTAAGAGCTTTACGTTGTGAAAACAACAATTTAACAAGTTTAGATATTTCAAAGAATATAGCTTTAGTTGATTTGGTTTGTGAAAACAATCAACTAACATCAATTGATATTAGTAATAATAATGTGCTAAGTACATTTCAATGTGGTAATAACTTGTTATCAAATTTAGATGTTAGCTTAAATACAAACCTATCTACTTTATCTTGTGAGCAAAACTTATTAAGTCTATTAGATGTTAGCAATAATAGTCGATTAAATACTCTTATTTGTTTTAGTAATCAATTAACAGTATTAGATCTTACCAAAAATGAATCGTTAACAAGTTTAAACTGTAGTAATAATCAATTATGTGATTTAAATGTTAATAACGGAAATAATAATAATGTGGTTTTAATGAATTTTAATTTAAATCCAGATTTAAACTGTGTTGTTGTTGATAAAGTAAATGAAGATCATAATTATTGGCAACCTGTTTCTTTTTCTAATTATGTTAACGCACCTAATGCTTGTAATAATTTTGTTTTAGTGGATGTTTTAGACGATTATATTGGACCTAGTTATGCTTTACCAATACTTACCAACGGAAATTATTTTACAGCACCTGGAGGTCATGGTACACCACTTAATTCTGGAGATATAATTTCAACCTCTCAAACCATTTACATTTATAATGAAACGGTTTGCCATAATAATGAATCAAACTTTAATGTATTAATTAATAATGGCGATTATTACATTCCTAAATATTTTACGCCTAACAATGATGGAAGTCATGATTTATGGAAAGTCATTGATAACCATAACAGCATTAATAATATTACCATTTATAATAGACATGGTAAGCTATTAAAATTTTTACTTCCTAATGCTTCTGGTTGGGATGGAACTTATAATGGAGCCTTATTAACAAGTGATAGTTATTGGTATATTATTGTATTAAATACAGGCAAGACTGTAAAAGGTTACTTTACTTTAAAAAGATAA
- the rpiB gene encoding ribose 5-phosphate isomerase B gives MIISIGNDHAGTDYKFAIMKHLEAKGYTVNNYGTDTNDSVDYADFVHPVAEDVETNKADFGILVCGSANGVAMTANKHQKIRAGLCWNKEIVHLIRSHNNANILCIPARFTAIPQALEMVDVFLNTEFEGGRHQNRIDKIPLSC, from the coding sequence ATGATAATTTCAATAGGAAATGACCACGCAGGAACCGATTATAAATTTGCCATCATGAAGCATTTAGAAGCAAAAGGTTATACTGTTAATAACTATGGTACCGATACAAATGATAGTGTAGATTATGCCGATTTTGTACACCCTGTTGCTGAAGATGTTGAAACTAATAAAGCCGATTTTGGTATTTTAGTTTGTGGTAGTGCAAATGGAGTTGCTATGACAGCTAATAAACACCAAAAAATACGTGCTGGTTTGTGTTGGAATAAAGAAATTGTACATCTTATTCGCAGTCATAATAATGCTAATATTTTATGCATTCCTGCTAGATTTACTGCTATTCCACAAGCTTTAGAAATGGTTGATGTATTTTTAAATACAGAATTTGAAGGCGGACGCCACCAAAACAGAATAGATAAAATACCTTTATCTTGTTAA